The DNA region TGTTAATGAAGTATTTATGAACTTCTTGTGCAAGTGTTGATCTAATAAGCATAACAGCTCTTAATAAGGTTGTTCTATGTCTTAAATGTGGTAAATCTCTAAGAGTTTCAAGTTTCATTTCTTGAGATTGAATCGGGTAATCATCATCAACATTTTTGTATGAAACTAACTCATCTACTGACATCTCAATAGGCTGAGGTGAATTAGGTGTAGCAATTAAAGTTCCTTTTACTATAATAGCTGCTCCTGGTTTTAATTGGTCCAAAACTTCAGTATCAAATTTTTCACCTTTAAATACTGTTTGAAGATTAGAAATTGTTGAACCATCATTTATTTCTATAAAACGAATTTTTTTATTACCTCTATTTGATGCTATTCAACCCTTTATTTCAACATTTGTTCATGTGTCATAAAAATTTGGTTTTAATAAGATAGATTTAATTGAATTCATTATCGCTCCTTATGAAATTTTTACTTTAATTATAACTTTGGTAATTTCTTTTAGATTTTTATCCATTATAAGTGGACAGTGTAACTCACCAGGGAAAAACAAAGCAAACTTACCTTCATCTAAAACAATATAATTATTAGGTTTTTTTGTTTTAACAAAGATAACATCATTTTGAATACTTTCTTCTAAAATATCTTCTTTTTTTCAAATCGGATCTTCTTCAAAATGGAATAATTCATTGCTTTGACCAGCATAAATATGAATATCTACATGATCTTTATGTATTTCTCCAAAATCGATATTTTGAAACTTTTCAATGTAATTTCTTTTAACTATTTTAATTGATTCATTAATGTTGGTGATACCTAACTTCAATGAATCAAAATTGTAATTTTCAAGAATTTCAAGTGCTTTATTTAGCTCAGGATATTTAGTTCTGTACTTGTTTGCATTTTTTATTTTATCAAAAATCATTTAGTCATTCCTTAGTTTAATTTTTAAAATATTTAAATAAATTATATACATTTATTAACATCACAAGAAATATTTTTTTAATTTATGGTAAAATAAAGTAACTATGGAAAATACTATGTACAAGTCATTAACTCAGATTAAAGATAAATATGAAGAACTTGAAAAAGACTTACTAAACCCTGAGGTTATTGGAGATATTAAAAAATATACAAAAATAAATAAAGAGATAAATTCTATTAAAGATATTGTTGAAACATTTTACAAATATTTGAATGCAGAATCAAATTTAAAATCAGCTAAAGAAGTGCTTTCTAACGAGAAAGATGAGGAATTAATAGAGTTAGCAAAAATTGAAGTTCAGGAAAATGAAGACATTTTAGAAAAGTT from Mycoplasmopsis canis PG 14 includes:
- a CDS encoding YhcH/YjgK/YiaL family protein, with amino-acid sequence MIFDKIKNANKYRTKYPELNKALEILENYNFDSLKLGITNINESIKIVKRNYIEKFQNIDFGEIHKDHVDIHIYAGQSNELFHFEEDPIWKKEDILEESIQNDVIFVKTKKPNNYIVLDEGKFALFFPGELHCPLIMDKNLKEITKVIIKVKIS